Below is a genomic region from Pseudomonas frederiksbergensis.
CTGCCAAGGCTAAAAGGAACATCCAGAGTTCTGCCATGTTGCGCCCCATTCGTTAGCGATTCGGTGATCAAAGTCTAGGGCCGAAGGGCAGGGCAGGTGCTTGCGTAGTCGCGCTCGGAAACGGCTAGACTTGGCAGCTTCTACCAATCCATGAACGAAAACAGTCGGGAACTGCCAAACCATGAAACTGGACGCCTACGACCGCCGAATTCTCGCCGCGCTGCAACGCGACGGTCGCTTGAGCAACGTGCAGCTGGCGGATGAGATCGGCCTGTCGGCTTCGCCGTGCTTGCGCCGGGTGCGGATGCTGGAGGAGGCCGGGGTGATTCGCGGGTATCAAGCCAACCTGGACCGCGACGAAGTGGGGCTGGGGTTGACCGTGTTTGTCGGGGTCAAGGTGGAGCGCCACAACGATGAAGAGGCCGAAGCGTTTCGTCTGGCAGTAACGGCATTGCCCGAGGTGATTTCGGCGTTTCTGGTGTCAGGCGAGTCGGATTTTCTGCTGCAAGTGGTGGTCCCGGATTTGCGCGGTTATGAGCGCTTTCTGACCGGCAGCCTGCTCAAGTTGCCAGGCGTGAGTGATATTCGCAGCAACTTTGCAATTCACACCGTGAAAACCCCAGGGCCGCTGCCGCTGGGGCATTTGCCGAGCTGATGCCCTTGCTCAGCCCGGCTACGCTTTCATCTTTCTGATTCATCATTTGTGCGAGTTTGGTGATGGGCGGAGCACAGTAAATTCACTACCATCGTTATATCGTAACGATTTGCAATAAATGCAACGGTCTGATGACTTATCCACAGGCCTGGTTCACGTAACAGCAAGTACTGAGGTGGTATGCAAGTCGATCTGGAGGCTGAGGGGGCGAACGTGGAAGGACTGCCGCGCTTTCAGCAGGCGGTGTTTCACGGACGTCGGTTGAAGCGGGTGGGCATCGGCCTGGCGAGTCTCGCGGTGGCAGGATTGTTGTTGGCGTTTTTTGTCGGGCTGTTTGCACCGCAATCGCTCTGGGCGCCGCTATTGGTCAGTCAGTCCTCGGCGTTGATCGTGGGGGTGGCGGGTCTGCAATCGGCCTGGTGGATTACCCAATGGCGAGCGCGGGCGCTGGTTGAACCGGTGGTTGTGCTGGCTGCGGAAACCGTCGAGCCTCTTGAGGCGCAGGGCTGGTATGAACGCCTGCTGACACGCATCAGCGAGCGATGGGCCGGGTTGCTGGCGCAGATCGGCGCGCCGACGTTGTGGCTGGCTGGTTGGTCATTGCTGGCGTTGTTCAGCCTCGAACAGTTCTGGAACCTGACGTTACCCGCTGCTGCGCTGGGCCTTTCGGCCAGTGTCGGGGCAGCGCTATCGTTGCTCCTGGCGTTCGGTTTGCTGGTGTGCGAGCGCCAACTGGCCCAGGAAAATCCCGCCGAGTGGCCCGAAGCCGGGCAGTTGGCGCAGCTCACCCGCGTGGCGATCATCTGTCTGGTGACCAGCGCATTCTGCCTGTTGTTCAGCAGCGAAACTGCCGTCTGGCCGGTGCGCCTGGCGGTGTTGATTGGTTTACTGCCGGGGCTGGTCGCCGCAGAATTGTTGCTGCGTGCGGTGTTGTCGTTGTTCAGTCCGCGTCGCGATCTGCTCGAACCGACGTTGCTGGCGCGAAGTTTTGTCGCGGATATGTTGCGTTGGCCGCCACAACCCTTGCTGGCGTTGCAGCACGAGCTGCATAACCGTTTTGGCATCGACCTGCGGCAGATCTGGGCTTTCACTTATATGCGTCGGGCATTCTTGCCTGTGCTGACCGTGGTGCTGGTCGTGGGTTGGCTGCTCACCGGGATTCACGAAATACCGCTGCAAGCGCGGGGGATCTACGAGCGCTTCGGCAAACCGGTGCAGGTGTTTGGTCCGGGTTTGCATGCGGGTTTGCCTTGGCCGCTGGGTCGGGTGCTAAGCGTCGAAAATGGCGTGGTTCACGAATTGGCGACCAGCGTCGGTGACGCGCCAGCGGTGACGGTGGCCGATCCTGCGGAGGGGCCTGCGCC
It encodes:
- a CDS encoding Lrp/AsnC family transcriptional regulator, encoding MKLDAYDRRILAALQRDGRLSNVQLADEIGLSASPCLRRVRMLEEAGVIRGYQANLDRDEVGLGLTVFVGVKVERHNDEEAEAFRLAVTALPEVISAFLVSGESDFLLQVVVPDLRGYERFLTGSLLKLPGVSDIRSNFAIHTVKTPGPLPLGHLPS
- the hflK gene encoding protease modulator HflK, producing the protein MQVDLEAEGANVEGLPRFQQAVFHGRRLKRVGIGLASLAVAGLLLAFFVGLFAPQSLWAPLLVSQSSALIVGVAGLQSAWWITQWRARALVEPVVVLAAETVEPLEAQGWYERLLTRISERWAGLLAQIGAPTLWLAGWSLLALFSLEQFWNLTLPAAALGLSASVGAALSLLLAFGLLVCERQLAQENPAEWPEAGQLAQLTRVAIICLVTSAFCLLFSSETAVWPVRLAVLIGLLPGLVAAELLLRAVLSLFSPRRDLLEPTLLARSFVADMLRWPPQPLLALQHELHNRFGIDLRQIWAFTYMRRAFLPVLTVVLVVGWLLTGIHEIPLQARGIYERFGKPVQVFGPGLHAGLPWPLGRVLSVENGVVHELATSVGDAPAVTVADPAEGPAPAIANRLWDASHVNDKSQVIASSSNDKQSFQIVNMDVRFVYRIGLSDQAALAATYNSADVPTLIRSTASRILVHDFASRTLDGLLGADRIGLAEDIGRAVQADLQKLDSGVEILATVVEAIHPPAGAANAYHGVQAAQIGAQALISRERGAAAEQTNQAQFQASVAHDQALATAREVNATAQAADLRFAAERKAYAAAGRAFVLEQYFAQLSQGLANAKVLVLDHRLGGNSTPTIDLRSYALPATLPTDTAPSRQPVQSGAVN